Proteins from a genomic interval of Piscinibacter sp. HJYY11:
- a CDS encoding VirB4 family type IV secretion/conjugal transfer ATPase yields the protein MLRPHVASRPGAQPVQPRHWARAAAENPLARFIPFSSLLTQHDVITRGGDFMRTWRLAGVPFECADEQVISERHEAFSSLLRNLAGGQWAIWTHRLHRAVRDALADPEEAGFARDLSQAYQHQLGQRPMMSNELYLTLVYRPNASRMARTLQSQARSKDLIAAAHADALRIMEERSALVDRVLRGFGPELLGTRWDGARAYSEVAEFLGYLVNGIWRPVPQQAGALYRTLPVTRLSFGGDKLELRSHRTPRYAALADIKEYADAVEPGILNALLYEGSEFIETQSFSILPRREAMRALELQRDQLIASDDVVETQVAAMDVALNELGDGQFCMGEYHYSLVVFGDDVTDAGRRAAQAIGAVGEASSLQMAPVDLVADAAWFAQWPGNWQWRPRDAKLSSRAFAALASGHNFARGKRDGNPWGEALALLRTPSGQPFYLNLHTSPAKEDSSDKKLPGNTLIIGSTGVGKTTLEMFLLTLTRKWRPAPRLVLFDLDRGCEIAIRALGGKYFTLEAGQPTGCNPLQRDPTPARIQFWEQLLRTCLSTPALPLLPSDERAIADAVRAVAMMPANLRRFSTVRQNLPKTGENSLYERLGRWCEGGALGWVFDQADDRLMDLHQAPVIGFDTTEFLDLPEVRTPVMLYLLQVMDELVNGERLIYVISEFWKALDHEIFSDFAKQKQKTIRKQNGLGIFDTQSPSDVLRHPIGRTMIEQSVTKIFLANAEAVRHEYVEGFGLSEAEFDIVRSLGAQGGRRFLVKQGHASAICELDLSGLEHFITVLSATTDNIALLDQIRERHGDDPFNWLPVLLQAVQDRKARNARKDA from the coding sequence ATGCTTAGGCCCCACGTCGCCAGCCGCCCGGGCGCCCAACCCGTCCAGCCGCGCCACTGGGCCCGGGCAGCCGCCGAGAACCCCTTGGCGCGTTTCATCCCCTTCTCGTCGCTGCTGACGCAGCACGATGTGATCACCCGCGGCGGTGACTTCATGCGCACGTGGCGCCTGGCCGGCGTGCCGTTCGAATGTGCGGACGAGCAGGTGATCTCGGAACGGCACGAGGCCTTCAGCAGCCTGCTGCGCAACCTTGCGGGTGGCCAGTGGGCGATCTGGACCCATCGCCTCCACCGGGCGGTGCGCGACGCCCTCGCGGATCCCGAAGAAGCCGGCTTCGCCCGAGACCTGTCGCAGGCCTACCAGCACCAGCTGGGCCAGCGACCGATGATGAGCAACGAGCTCTATCTCACACTCGTCTATCGGCCCAACGCATCGCGCATGGCGCGCACGCTGCAATCGCAAGCCCGATCGAAGGACCTCATCGCGGCGGCCCATGCCGACGCCCTGCGGATCATGGAAGAACGCAGCGCGCTCGTCGACCGCGTCCTGAGGGGCTTCGGGCCCGAACTGCTCGGCACACGGTGGGATGGGGCGCGCGCGTACTCGGAAGTGGCTGAGTTCCTGGGCTACCTCGTCAACGGCATCTGGCGGCCTGTACCGCAACAAGCTGGCGCCCTTTACCGAACACTGCCCGTCACCCGTCTGTCCTTTGGCGGAGACAAGCTGGAGCTGCGCAGCCACCGCACCCCGCGCTACGCGGCGCTGGCCGACATCAAGGAATACGCCGACGCCGTCGAACCAGGCATCCTGAACGCCCTCCTCTACGAAGGAAGCGAGTTCATCGAGACGCAGAGCTTCTCGATTCTTCCGCGACGCGAAGCCATGCGCGCGCTGGAGTTGCAGCGCGACCAGCTGATTGCCAGCGACGACGTGGTCGAGACCCAGGTCGCCGCCATGGACGTTGCTCTCAACGAGCTCGGTGACGGCCAGTTCTGCATGGGCGAGTACCACTACAGCCTGGTGGTGTTCGGCGATGACGTGACCGATGCAGGGCGCCGCGCCGCGCAGGCGATCGGCGCCGTCGGCGAGGCCAGCAGCCTGCAGATGGCTCCGGTCGACTTGGTAGCCGACGCGGCCTGGTTCGCGCAATGGCCGGGAAACTGGCAATGGCGGCCCCGTGATGCCAAGCTGTCCTCGCGCGCCTTTGCCGCTCTGGCCAGCGGCCACAACTTCGCGCGCGGAAAGCGGGACGGCAACCCCTGGGGCGAAGCCCTCGCCCTGCTGCGCACACCATCCGGCCAGCCGTTCTACCTGAACCTGCACACCAGTCCGGCGAAGGAAGACTCGTCGGACAAGAAGCTGCCGGGCAACACGCTCATCATCGGCTCGACAGGGGTCGGCAAGACCACGCTCGAGATGTTCTTGCTGACGCTCACCCGCAAGTGGCGCCCTGCGCCGCGCCTGGTGCTGTTCGACCTGGACCGGGGCTGCGAGATCGCGATCCGCGCGCTTGGCGGCAAGTACTTCACGCTGGAGGCGGGCCAGCCGACCGGCTGCAACCCGCTCCAGCGCGATCCGACGCCTGCACGCATCCAGTTCTGGGAGCAGCTGCTGCGCACGTGCCTGTCCACGCCGGCCCTGCCACTGCTGCCGTCGGACGAGCGGGCCATCGCAGACGCGGTCAGGGCGGTGGCGATGATGCCGGCGAACCTGCGCCGCTTCTCCACCGTCCGCCAGAACCTGCCGAAGACCGGCGAGAACAGCCTCTACGAGCGGCTGGGCCGCTGGTGCGAGGGCGGCGCGCTCGGTTGGGTGTTCGACCAGGCCGACGACCGGCTGATGGACCTGCACCAAGCACCGGTGATCGGCTTCGACACCACCGAGTTTCTCGACCTGCCCGAAGTGCGCACGCCGGTGATGCTCTACCTGCTGCAGGTCATGGACGAACTCGTCAACGGCGAGCGTCTGATCTACGTCATCTCGGAGTTCTGGAAGGCACTCGACCACGAGATCTTCAGCGACTTCGCCAAGCAGAAGCAGAAGACCATCCGCAAGCAGAACGGCCTGGGCATCTTCGACACGCAGAGCCCGTCCGACGTGCTGCGACATCCCATCGGCCGCACGATGATCGAGCAGAGCGTCACCAAGATCTTTCTGGCGAACGCAGAAGCGGTCAGGCACGAGTATGTCGAAGGCTTCGGGCTCAGCGAGGCAGAGTTCGACATCGTGCGCAGTCTGGGCGCCCAGGGTGGCCGCCGATTCCTGGTCAAGCAGGGCCACGCCAGCGCGATCTGCGAGCTCGACCTGAGTGGTCTCGAGCACTTCATCACCGTGCTGTCCGCCACGACGGACAACATCGCCCTGCTGGATCAGATCCGCGAACGGCATGGCGACGATCCATTCAATTGGCTGCCGGTCCTGCTTCAAGCGGTGCAGGACCGCAAGGCCCGAAATGCGAGGAAAGACGCATGA
- a CDS encoding VirB3 family type IV secretion system protein: MQAEIIYKGATRPAMKLGVPLVPLVVLVGSGLLLVVWGGTLVSWWLSLGVMLASVPAFAWMRWVTHQDDQRFRQMFIAMKLRHQDRNARFWKARSYSAHVLRGAREDWHA; this comes from the coding sequence ATGCAAGCCGAGATCATCTACAAAGGCGCCACCCGACCAGCCATGAAGCTGGGCGTGCCCCTGGTGCCACTGGTCGTGTTGGTGGGCAGTGGACTGCTGCTCGTGGTCTGGGGCGGCACCCTGGTCAGCTGGTGGCTCTCACTGGGCGTGATGCTGGCCAGCGTCCCGGCCTTCGCCTGGATGCGCTGGGTGACCCACCAGGACGACCAGCGCTTCCGGCAGATGTTCATCGCGATGAAGCTCCGCCACCAGGATCGCAACGCGCGGTTCTGGAAGGCACGAAGCTATAGCGCACACGTGCTGCGCGGCGCTCGGGAGGACTGGCATGCTTAG
- a CDS encoding TrbC/VirB2 family protein → MGIASRHIFNTSAPAVALIALLLAPQASFAQGFERINTTVVNVNAILVTVSIAVVTIAIIWAGFKMIFQGARLVDVANILIGGSLIGGAAAMATYIAG, encoded by the coding sequence ATGGGCATTGCTTCGCGTCACATTTTCAACACCAGCGCCCCGGCGGTCGCTCTCATCGCGCTGCTCCTAGCACCGCAGGCGTCCTTCGCTCAGGGCTTCGAGCGCATCAACACCACGGTCGTCAACGTCAACGCGATCCTCGTGACCGTCTCAATTGCCGTGGTCACGATCGCCATCATCTGGGCCGGGTTCAAGATGATCTTCCAGGGCGCACGCCTGGTCGACGTCGCCAACATCCTCATCGGCGGTTCGCTGATCGGTGGAGCCGCAGCAATGGCGACGTACATAGCTGGTTAA
- a CDS encoding lytic transglycosylase domain-containing protein: MDATTFLALAATCAPLVHATTAQAIAITESSLNPLAIGVAADSLKRQPNNLPEALTTVAVLRVQRRDFSLGLGQINARNLSRLNLSVADAFDPCKNLGGMQAVLSECYARAPGRPDSQRALREALSCYYSGNFTTGFRHGYVARVTQHARRLERAPP, encoded by the coding sequence ATGGACGCCACCACGTTCCTGGCACTTGCCGCAACATGCGCCCCGCTGGTGCATGCCACCACCGCGCAGGCGATCGCGATCACTGAGAGCTCGCTCAACCCTTTGGCTATCGGCGTGGCCGCCGATAGCCTCAAGCGCCAGCCAAACAACCTACCTGAGGCGCTCACGACCGTGGCCGTGCTTCGGGTCCAAAGGCGCGACTTCAGCCTCGGCCTCGGCCAGATCAACGCGCGGAACCTTTCGCGTCTCAATCTGTCGGTCGCCGACGCCTTCGACCCCTGCAAGAACCTCGGTGGTATGCAGGCCGTGCTCTCCGAGTGCTACGCACGCGCTCCCGGTCGACCCGATTCACAACGCGCGCTGCGCGAGGCGCTCTCCTGCTACTACAGCGGGAACTTCACCACCGGCTTCCGGCATGGCTATGTGGCCCGCGTGACGCAGCACGCACGAAGACTGGAGCGGGCACCTCCGTGA
- a CDS encoding GIY-YIG nuclease family protein, giving the protein MADLDDDELLEALGVEVAPIKAGGRTPREERIIAGFEDILRFFDAHQRAPKHGEGRDIFERLYAVRLDQLRKLPEARALLAEMDRPGLLAEPSSTPADPDALDEDALLAALGVSSDPADPADITVLRHVRPLAERQAAEEIAERTPCEDFEKFQPLFERVERELKEGMRKAIPFKGEASVEQGNFFIVGGQFAYVAEKGEEFETSSRQPDARLRLIYGNGTESNLLMRSLQKALTQDGNGRRLSEPDAGPLFSTPAGPQFGDTAEADDIETGTIYVLRSLSTHPFVSEHRMLIHKIGVTGGKVATRIADAENQATYLLAPVDIVAEYTLHNLNRTRMENIFHRLFGAVQLDLTIEDRFGKPVKPQEWFFVPLQVIDEAVERIRDGSITQYEYEPRTAKLERAPTRN; this is encoded by the coding sequence ATGGCTGACCTCGACGACGACGAGCTGCTGGAGGCCTTGGGCGTTGAGGTCGCGCCCATCAAAGCCGGGGGGCGCACGCCGCGAGAAGAACGCATCATCGCGGGCTTCGAGGACATCCTGCGATTTTTCGACGCGCACCAACGTGCGCCGAAGCACGGCGAGGGGCGTGACATCTTCGAGCGGCTGTATGCCGTGCGGCTGGATCAGCTTCGAAAGCTGCCAGAGGCACGCGCCTTGCTCGCCGAGATGGACAGGCCTGGCTTGCTGGCCGAGCCGTCATCGACACCGGCCGATCCAGATGCACTGGACGAAGATGCCTTGTTGGCCGCGCTGGGTGTCAGTAGTGATCCGGCCGACCCGGCGGACATCACGGTGCTGCGGCATGTGCGCCCGCTTGCCGAGCGACAGGCCGCAGAAGAGATCGCCGAGCGAACCCCCTGCGAGGACTTCGAGAAGTTTCAACCGCTGTTCGAGCGCGTGGAGCGCGAACTTAAGGAGGGCATGCGCAAGGCCATCCCGTTCAAGGGAGAAGCCAGCGTTGAGCAGGGCAACTTCTTCATCGTTGGTGGGCAGTTCGCCTACGTCGCGGAGAAGGGCGAAGAGTTCGAGACCAGCAGCCGACAACCCGATGCGCGGCTGCGGCTCATCTACGGCAATGGCACCGAGAGCAATCTGCTGATGCGGTCGCTGCAAAAGGCGCTCACCCAGGACGGCAATGGGCGCAGGCTGAGCGAGCCGGATGCGGGCCCGCTGTTCAGCACACCGGCTGGGCCACAGTTTGGCGATACCGCCGAGGCGGATGACATCGAGACGGGCACGATTTACGTGCTGCGCAGCCTGTCCACGCACCCGTTCGTTTCAGAGCACCGCATGCTGATCCACAAGATCGGTGTCACGGGCGGCAAGGTGGCGACCCGCATCGCCGATGCCGAGAACCAGGCGACCTACCTGCTGGCCCCAGTCGACATCGTGGCCGAGTACACACTTCACAACCTAAACCGAACCAGGATGGAGAACATCTTCCACCGGCTGTTTGGTGCCGTACAGCTGGACCTGACGATCGAGGACCGTTTCGGCAAGCCGGTGAAGCCCCAGGAATGGTTTTTTGTGCCGCTGCAGGTGATTGACGAGGCTGTGGAGCGTATTCGGGACGGGTCGATCACCCAGTATGAGTACGAACCGCGGACGGCCAAGTTAGAGAGAGCCCCCACGCGGAATTGA
- a CDS encoding DEAD/DEAH box helicase: MNNPTNFDTVPSVSITTARTGAAAKANELGMRTMQERAYAKRGEQYLLIKSPPASGKSRALMFVALDKLHNQGLQQALVVVPERSIGGSFADEALTQHGFYWDWQVEPQWNLCNAPGVDEPRVAKGKVEAVKKFLASTDKVLVCTHATFRFAVEELGIEAFDNRLIAIDEFHHVSANPDNKLGSQLGAFIARDKVHVVAMTGSYFRGDSEAVLSPSDEGKFETVTYTYYEQLNGYRWLKSLDIGYFFYTGRYVDAVAKVLDPALKTIVHIPSVNSRESLKDKEREVNEIMHALGDWKGIDEATGFHLILGKDGRTLKVADLVDDSDAAKRSRVLSALKDPAHKDDRGHVDIIIALGMAKEGFDWIWCEHALTIGYRSSLTEVVQIIGRATRDAQGKERARFTNLIAEPTAEQSAVAEAVNDMLKAISASLLMEQVLAPRYEFTPRNAGAQEGFDYGPDGYVEGGKNLGVNKETGEIHIEINGLAKPKSKEGKRICKEDLNEVIAAFIQDKTALERGTLDKENTIPEELTLERLGKIVRERYPELSEADHEAVRQHAIAVINITQQAKLALDTPEQAQAPTGSEGGAEDGARPKGNTDLIDGVRKFINVRDLDIDLIDRINPFEAAYAVLAKTMDEKSLRQIQTSIAGKNIKITEDEARELAKRALQFKNERGRVPDINSADAWEKRMAEGVVAFARYRAQAKAAQAQGSAANG; the protein is encoded by the coding sequence ATGAACAACCCAACCAACTTCGACACCGTGCCTTCGGTGTCCATCACCACGGCGCGCACGGGCGCGGCTGCGAAGGCCAACGAGCTCGGCATGCGCACGATGCAGGAGCGGGCTTACGCAAAGCGTGGCGAGCAGTACCTGCTGATCAAGTCGCCACCGGCCTCGGGCAAGAGCCGGGCGCTGATGTTCGTCGCGCTGGACAAGCTGCACAACCAGGGGCTGCAACAAGCCCTGGTGGTGGTGCCCGAGCGCTCGATTGGCGGCAGCTTCGCCGACGAGGCCCTGACCCAGCACGGCTTCTACTGGGACTGGCAGGTCGAGCCGCAATGGAACCTGTGCAACGCGCCGGGTGTCGATGAGCCGCGCGTGGCCAAGGGCAAGGTCGAGGCCGTGAAGAAGTTTTTGGCGAGCACCGACAAGGTGCTGGTCTGCACCCACGCGACTTTTCGGTTCGCGGTGGAGGAACTGGGCATCGAGGCCTTTGACAACCGCCTGATCGCCATCGACGAGTTTCACCACGTGTCGGCCAACCCGGACAACAAGCTGGGAAGCCAGCTGGGCGCCTTCATCGCCCGCGACAAGGTGCATGTGGTGGCGATGACGGGCTCTTACTTTCGCGGCGACAGCGAAGCAGTGCTGTCGCCCAGCGACGAGGGCAAGTTTGAGACGGTCACCTACACCTACTACGAGCAGCTCAACGGCTACCGGTGGCTGAAGTCGCTCGACATTGGCTACTTCTTCTACACCGGCCGTTACGTCGATGCCGTGGCCAAGGTGCTGGACCCGGCGCTGAAGACCATCGTCCACATCCCGAGCGTCAACTCGCGCGAGAGCCTGAAAGACAAGGAGCGTGAGGTCAACGAGATCATGCACGCGCTGGGCGACTGGAAGGGCATCGACGAGGCGACCGGCTTCCACCTGATCCTGGGCAAAGATGGCCGCACCCTGAAGGTGGCCGACCTGGTGGACGACAGCGATGCGGCTAAGCGCTCGCGCGTGCTGAGCGCCCTGAAAGACCCGGCCCACAAGGATGACCGCGGCCACGTGGACATCATCATCGCTTTAGGCATGGCCAAGGAGGGCTTCGACTGGATCTGGTGCGAGCATGCCCTGACCATTGGCTACCGCAGCAGCCTGACCGAGGTGGTGCAGATCATCGGCCGTGCCACGCGCGACGCCCAGGGCAAGGAGCGCGCGCGATTCACCAACCTGATTGCCGAGCCCACGGCCGAGCAGTCGGCGGTGGCTGAAGCCGTGAACGACATGCTCAAGGCCATCTCGGCCAGCTTGTTGATGGAACAGGTGCTGGCCCCGCGCTACGAATTCACGCCGCGCAACGCCGGGGCGCAAGAAGGCTTCGACTACGGCCCCGACGGCTACGTGGAAGGTGGCAAGAACCTGGGCGTGAACAAGGAAACCGGCGAGATCCACATCGAGATCAACGGCCTGGCCAAGCCCAAGAGCAAAGAAGGCAAGCGCATCTGCAAGGAAGACTTGAACGAAGTCATCGCCGCCTTCATTCAGGACAAGACGGCGCTGGAGCGCGGCACGCTGGACAAGGAAAACACGATCCCCGAGGAGCTGACCCTCGAGCGCCTGGGCAAGATCGTGCGTGAACGCTACCCCGAGCTGAGCGAAGCCGATCATGAAGCGGTGCGCCAGCACGCCATCGCCGTCATCAACATCACCCAGCAGGCGAAGCTGGCGCTGGACACGCCCGAGCAGGCGCAAGCGCCAACCGGCAGCGAAGGTGGCGCTGAAGACGGCGCGCGCCCGAAGGGCAACACCGACTTGATCGACGGCGTGCGCAAGTTCATCAACGTGCGCGATCTGGACATTGACCTCATCGACCGCATCAACCCGTTCGAGGCGGCGTATGCGGTGTTGGCCAAGACCATGGACGAGAAGTCTTTGCGTCAGATTCAGACGAGCATTGCCGGCAAGAACATCAAGATCACCGAGGACGAGGCGCGGGAGCTGGCCAAGCGCGCTTTGCAGTTCAAGAACGAGCGCGGGCGCGTGCCTGACATCAACTCGGCCGACGCCTGGGAGAAGCGGATGGCCGAGGGCGTGGTCGCTTTCGCGCGATATCGAGCCCAAGCCAAGGCGGCACAGGCGCAGGGGAGTGCGGCCAATGGCTGA
- a CDS encoding class I SAM-dependent DNA methyltransferase yields MNAVEIEQAISDLALQPFDAAEFPFAFLAAFGNKEVTLKRLRAGNNNASDVPGGVLLRNHIHIAVCPPGGTGAGLQALRSSPATAKGKAKFILATDGQTLEAEDLVGGDTIACDYPAFSDHFGFFLPLAGITTIQEIKDNPVDVRATGRLNKLYVELLRENPDWATDERRPDMNHFMARLIFCFFAEDTDIFNGEGLFTRTLEQFSERDGSNLHEVLEAIFRAMNLRPAERAQAGLRPWADQFPYVNGGLFSGSTSAPRFTRMARTYLLHAGTLNWQQINPDIFGSMIQAVADDEERGALGMHYTSVPNILKVLNPLFLDDLRAQLAAAGDNKAKLLNLRRRMARIRVFDPACGSGNFLVIAYKQMREIEAEINRRRGEEHLRSEIPLTNFRGIELRHFPAEIARLALIIAEFQCDVLYRGQKEALAEFLPLDAKNWIVCGNALRLDWLSICQPTGTGVKIIADDLFGSPLEQAEIDFENEGGETYLCGNPPYKGSQDQTPSQKADLAAAFGGRIKSTKSADYVAGWFILARDYIAKSDAASAFVTTNSINQGRQVSLLWPAILSSDIEITFARPSFPWSNLASKKAVVTVSIVGLARKSSRTKLVFTGETVKEATYIGPYLVPDQDVIVAPSSRPLSVLSPMTNGSMPNDGGGLIFSPDEARDLLSTNPEAFPFVKKLLGSNEAIHGEHRFCLWIPNESLADAVSIEPIRRRVEVVRKHRLQSDRETTNELAATPHLFGEIRHTGEPALVIPRHSAEDRPYLPFDWLDGSTVIGDSAISLPNYRMWEIALYASRLHLVWIATVCGKIEIRFRYSNTLGWNTFPVPRLTDQNKADLTRCAENILLAREAHFPATIDELYDPEKMPENLRQAHEHNDEVLERIYIGRRFKNDTERLEKLFDLYTKMTAVAAKAAPARKTARRAKA; encoded by the coding sequence ATGAATGCCGTAGAAATCGAACAAGCCATCTCTGACTTGGCACTCCAGCCGTTTGACGCTGCCGAGTTCCCCTTCGCCTTCCTGGCCGCCTTTGGCAACAAGGAGGTCACGCTCAAGCGCCTGCGCGCGGGCAACAACAATGCGTCGGACGTGCCCGGCGGCGTGCTGCTGCGAAACCACATCCACATCGCCGTCTGCCCGCCCGGCGGCACGGGCGCCGGGTTGCAGGCACTGCGCAGCAGCCCGGCCACCGCCAAGGGCAAAGCTAAGTTCATTCTGGCCACCGATGGCCAGACGCTCGAAGCCGAAGATTTGGTCGGCGGCGACACCATCGCCTGCGACTACCCCGCCTTCAGCGATCACTTCGGCTTCTTCTTGCCCCTGGCCGGCATCACCACCATCCAGGAGATCAAAGACAACCCGGTCGACGTGCGCGCCACCGGCCGCCTGAACAAGCTGTACGTGGAGCTGCTGCGCGAGAACCCCGACTGGGCCACCGACGAGCGCCGGCCCGACATGAACCACTTCATGGCGCGGCTCATCTTCTGCTTCTTTGCCGAAGACACCGACATCTTCAACGGCGAGGGCCTGTTCACCCGCACGCTCGAACAGTTCAGCGAGCGCGACGGCAGCAACCTGCACGAGGTGCTCGAAGCCATCTTTCGCGCCATGAACCTGCGGCCCGCCGAGCGGGCACAAGCTGGCCTGCGGCCCTGGGCCGACCAGTTCCCCTACGTCAACGGCGGCCTGTTTTCAGGCAGCACGAGCGCCCCGCGCTTCACCCGCATGGCGCGCACCTACCTGCTGCACGCCGGCACGCTGAACTGGCAGCAGATCAACCCCGACATCTTCGGCAGCATGATCCAGGCCGTGGCCGACGATGAAGAGCGCGGGGCCCTGGGCATGCACTACACCAGCGTGCCCAACATCTTGAAGGTGTTGAACCCGCTGTTTCTTGACGACCTGCGCGCCCAGCTCGCGGCGGCTGGCGACAACAAGGCCAAGCTCTTGAACCTGCGTCGCCGCATGGCGCGCATTCGCGTGTTCGACCCGGCCTGCGGCTCGGGCAACTTCCTCGTCATTGCCTACAAGCAGATGCGCGAGATCGAGGCCGAGATCAACCGCCGCCGGGGTGAGGAGCATTTGCGCAGCGAGATCCCGCTGACCAACTTTCGTGGCATCGAGCTGCGGCACTTTCCGGCCGAGATTGCGAGGCTCGCCTTGATCATTGCCGAGTTCCAGTGCGATGTGCTGTATCGGGGGCAGAAGGAGGCGCTGGCGGAGTTCTTGCCGTTGGATGCAAAGAACTGGATCGTGTGTGGCAATGCGTTGCGGCTGGATTGGTTGAGCATTTGCCAGCCGACGGGAACAGGCGTGAAGATCATTGCTGACGACCTGTTTGGGTCGCCGTTGGAGCAGGCGGAGATCGACTTTGAGAACGAGGGCGGGGAAACCTACCTCTGTGGTAACCCGCCCTATAAGGGAAGTCAGGATCAGACCCCGAGCCAGAAAGCCGACTTGGCGGCAGCGTTCGGAGGAAGAATCAAGTCCACCAAATCGGCGGACTACGTCGCGGGATGGTTCATTCTTGCGCGTGACTACATCGCGAAGTCTGATGCCGCCTCAGCGTTTGTGACGACAAATAGTATCAATCAGGGGCGGCAGGTTTCGCTCCTCTGGCCAGCGATTCTTTCGAGCGACATCGAGATCACGTTCGCCAGGCCGTCGTTCCCGTGGAGCAACCTTGCTTCCAAGAAAGCCGTTGTCACGGTATCGATTGTTGGACTGGCTAGGAAATCTAGCCGGACCAAGCTGGTCTTTACAGGAGAAACGGTAAAGGAGGCCACCTACATCGGGCCGTACCTCGTTCCCGACCAGGATGTGATCGTTGCACCCTCCAGCCGTCCCCTGTCAGTGCTCTCGCCGATGACCAATGGCTCGATGCCTAACGATGGGGGCGGACTCATCTTTAGCCCAGACGAGGCTCGCGATTTACTGAGCACTAATCCAGAGGCATTCCCCTTCGTGAAGAAGCTATTGGGTTCGAATGAGGCGATCCACGGGGAGCATCGATTTTGCCTTTGGATACCAAATGAGTCGCTCGCTGATGCGGTCTCAATCGAACCCATTCGTCGGCGTGTAGAAGTCGTTCGGAAGCATCGGCTGCAGAGTGATCGGGAGACAACCAACGAATTAGCAGCGACGCCGCACCTTTTCGGTGAGATTCGGCATACCGGGGAACCTGCTCTCGTGATCCCACGGCACAGCGCGGAGGACAGGCCGTACCTGCCATTCGACTGGCTGGACGGGAGCACAGTGATTGGTGACAGTGCGATTTCCCTCCCTAACTACAGGATGTGGGAAATTGCCCTCTACGCCTCTCGACTGCACCTTGTATGGATTGCTACGGTATGCGGGAAGATCGAGATTCGGTTCCGTTACTCAAACACCCTCGGATGGAACACCTTCCCCGTTCCGCGCCTCACCGACCAAAACAAGGCCGACCTGACCCGCTGTGCCGAGAACATCCTGCTCGCGCGCGAGGCACATTTCCCTGCCACCATCGACGAGCTCTATGACCCGGAAAAGATGCCGGAGAACCTGCGCCAGGCTCACGAGCACAACGACGAGGTGCTGGAGCGCATCTACATCGGCCGCCGCTTCAAAAACGACACCGAGCGGCTGGAGAAGCTGTTTGACCTGTACACGAAGATGACCGCAGTGGCAGCCAAGGCCGCGCCCGCGAGGAAGACGGCCAGGAGGGCCAAGGCATGA
- a CDS encoding helix-turn-helix transcriptional regulator → MQKRAVRRGRPAGAKSFDGVLARAFGSVVRAARTEEGVAQETLAHMAGVERSHMGKIERGEHMPTLAMIIKIAQALGRSSGELLLETEALLPPNLNVSPKEIHPT, encoded by the coding sequence ATGCAGAAGCGGGCAGTTCGAAGGGGTCGACCAGCAGGCGCGAAGTCATTCGATGGCGTGCTCGCACGCGCGTTTGGTTCAGTTGTTCGCGCCGCCAGAACTGAGGAAGGGGTCGCTCAAGAGACGCTCGCTCACATGGCGGGTGTCGAGCGCTCGCACATGGGAAAGATCGAACGTGGCGAACACATGCCAACACTCGCGATGATCATCAAGATCGCACAGGCACTTGGACGCAGCTCAGGCGAGCTACTGTTGGAGACCGAAGCTCTACTCCCGCCAAATCTGAACGTGTCGCCGAAAGAAATTCACCCGACGTAG
- a CDS encoding sigma-70 region 4 domain-containing protein — MTAENDSARALDAITRIASAIDAPELLECLHVATDALGASGSLYTASIPENERETLNLSLYACDPTFAQQQRQLGPLVDHPWFRFARSHSMPGTHLEVELTHDSDAAAVALAARYGFRACLIVPVSQSAAANRVEMLCLGSDNSTLFEDPQTARIRTLARALAGELHDWLSRYLSARLREAARLQPSDIELLRMEYEGLGTKEIAQRTGMTSASVDSRFQRINVRMECASRKASARRAAAYGLLEKR, encoded by the coding sequence GTGACGGCGGAGAACGACTCCGCACGCGCGCTCGACGCGATCACGCGCATCGCGAGCGCCATAGACGCGCCCGAACTCCTGGAATGCCTCCACGTGGCCACAGATGCCCTCGGTGCCAGCGGCAGCCTCTACACCGCTTCCATCCCGGAGAACGAACGCGAGACGCTCAATCTCAGCCTCTATGCCTGCGATCCCACCTTCGCCCAGCAGCAGCGGCAACTGGGCCCCCTGGTGGACCACCCCTGGTTCCGATTCGCGCGCTCCCATTCCATGCCCGGCACGCACCTGGAGGTCGAACTCACCCATGACTCCGATGCCGCCGCAGTGGCACTGGCGGCCCGCTACGGGTTCCGCGCGTGCCTGATCGTGCCCGTGTCCCAGAGCGCGGCGGCGAACCGCGTCGAGATGCTGTGCCTGGGCAGCGACAACTCGACCCTTTTCGAAGACCCCCAGACCGCTCGAATCAGAACACTCGCACGCGCCCTGGCCGGCGAGCTGCACGATTGGCTAAGCCGCTACCTGAGCGCACGCCTGCGCGAAGCTGCCCGCCTGCAACCCTCCGACATCGAGCTGCTGCGCATGGAATACGAGGGCTTGGGAACGAAAGAGATCGCGCAGCGCACCGGCATGACCTCCGCGTCCGTCGACTCCCGCTTCCAGCGCATCAACGTCCGGATGGAGTGCGCCAGCCGCAAGGCATCCGCCCGGCGCGCGGCCGCCTATGGCCTGCTCGAAAAGCGCTGA